A stretch of Bos taurus isolate L1 Dominette 01449 registration number 42190680 breed Hereford chromosome 5, ARS-UCD2.0, whole genome shotgun sequence DNA encodes these proteins:
- the OR6C1S gene encoding olfactory receptor family 6 subfamily C member 1S, whose translation MRNYTEITEFILLGLSDDPQLQVVSFIFLLITYMLSITGNLTIITLTLLDAHLQTPMYFFLRNFSLLEISFTTVSIPKFLATIITGDKTIPFNDCMAQLFFLIFLGVTEFYLLAAMSYDRYFAICKPLHYLTIMNHKVCTLLVLASWLTSFLIIFPLVMLFLQLDYCKSNVIDHFSCDYFPLLYLSCSDTKFLEIVGFSWAVFILLFTLALIILSYTYIIRTILRIPSTNQRTKAFSTCSSHMIAISISYGSCIIMYMNPSAKDRVSSSKGVAVLNTSIAPMLNPFIYTLRNQQVKRAFMDTARKTVFFSSK comes from the coding sequence atgagaaactaCACAGAAATAACAGAGTTTATCCTCCTGGGACTGTCAGATGACCCACAACTTCAGGTTGTGAGCTTTATCTTTCTGCTCATCACCTACATGCTCAGCATCACTGGGAACTTGACCATTATCACCCTGACCCTGCTGGATGCCCACCTCCAAAcccccatgtatttcttcctcagAAATTTCTCCTTATTAGAAATTTCATTCACAACTGTCAGTATACCCAAGTTCCTGGCCACCATTATTACAGGAGATAAAACCATCCCTTTTAATGATTGTATGgctcagttattttttttaattttcttgggagTCACTGAGTTTTATCTTCTGGCTGCCATGTCCTATGACCGTTACTTTGCCATCTGCAAGCCGCTGCATTACTTGACCATCATGAATCACAAAGTCTGCACACTGCTTGTCTTGGCATCTTGGCTGACTTCATTCTTAATCATATTCCCATTAGTAATGCTCTTCCTACAGCTTGATTATTGTAAGTCCAATGTTATTGACCATTTTAGTTGTGATTATTTCCCTTTATTATACCTTTCTTGTTCAGACACCAAATTTCTAGAGATAGTAGGGTTTTCCTGGGCTGTGTTTATTCTCTTGTTCACTTTAGCATTAATAATTCTGTCCTACACATATATCATCAGAACAATTTTGAGGATCCCTTCTACCAATCAGAGGACAAAGGCCTTTTCCACCTGTTCTTCCCACATGATTGCCATCTCCATCTCTTATGGCAGCTGCATTATCATGTATATGAATCCATCAGCAAAGGACAGAGTGTCTTCGAGCAAGGGGGTGGCTGTGCTAAACACCTCCATAGctcccatgctgaacccctttaTCTATACCCTAAGGAATCAGCAAGTCAAGCGAGCCTTCATGGACACAGCAAGGAAGACTGTATTTTTctcaagtaaatga